A single window of Aspergillus flavus chromosome 4, complete sequence DNA harbors:
- a CDS encoding RTA1 like protein-domain-containing protein codes for MIHKRSPYQEGSLWYYAPNKGAPIAFAVLFALSGIMHGYQCFKYKSWKVTGLLPWSALLFTAGFVMRTIGAFGHWDNLGVFISSTVFLLAGPPVYEGANFFTLGRILYYIPYHSPMHPGRVFTTFIAMGIVIEVITANGASLVANTSNPESTQNTGKALLKAALILQIALMAGFVALASKFYYNCHRAGVLNSKVKRALYVLYCSCTLITIRTIYRTVEYFTAASLNTSNIDDISPILKDEWFFWVFETVVMFANTTLLNVFHPMRWLPRSNRIYLATDGVTEVEGPGYEDRRPFLLTLFDPFDIVGMITKKGKKEKFWEVDHQPSTSV; via the exons ATGATCCATAAAAGGTCGCCCTACC AGGAGGGAAGCCTCTGGTACTATGCGCCCAACAAAGGCGCGCCGATCGCTTTTGCGGTTCTTTTCGCATTATCTGGTATCATGCATGGCTATCAATGCTT CAAATATAAATCATGGAAAGTAACAGGCCTACTACCCTGGTCTGCTTTACTCTTCACCGCAGGGTTCGTGATGCGCACCATTGGGGCATTCGGGCATTGGGACAATCTGGGTGTTTTCATTTCAAGCACTGTCTTCCTCTTAGCTGGGCC TCCTGTCTATGAGGGAGCTAACTTCTTCACTTTGGGCCGTATCCTGTACTACATCCCCTATCATTCTCCAATGCATCCAGGCCGTGTGTTCACCACATTCATTGCCATGGGTATCGTGATCGAGGTCATAACAGCAAATGGAGCATCATTGGTCGCCAATACCAGCAATCCCGAAAGTACGCAGAATACAGGCAAGGCTTTACTCAAAGCTGCCCTGATCTTGCAAATCGCATTGATGGCGGGGTTTGTTGCTCTGGCTAGCAAGTTCTACTACAATTGCCACCGCGCTGGTGTTCTGAACAGCAAAGTAAAGAGGGCCCTTTATGTGCTGTATTGCAGTTGCACACTCATCACCATACGCACGATCTACCGAACTGTCGAGTATTTCACAGCTGCAAGTCTGAACACTAGCAATATCGATGATATAAGTCCCATTCTTAAAGATGAGTGGTTCTTCTGGGTATTTGAGACTGTCGTTATGTTCGCCAACACCACTCTTCTCAACGTCTTTCATCCCATGCGATGGCTTCCTCGTTCAAACCGGATCTATCTGGCAACGGATGGTGTGACAGAAGTAGAGGGACCGGGCTACGAGGATCGTCGGCCATTCCTACTTACCCTTTTTGACCCTTTTGATATAGTCGGTATGATCacaaagaagggaaagaaggagaagttcTGGGAAGTTGACCACCAGCCATCGACTAGCGTCTGA
- a CDS encoding kinesin family protein: MNPAKPSQSSLFQVYLRLRPPISQQDDQAERCLTVEYPESQDVVEHDQGTPAPAATHIILQPPSDARKRAVEKFGFTKVFEESASQLTVFEDTGLDSIIRGVLLEGRDGLVATLGVTGSGKSHTILGSKTQRGLTQMSLDVIFKSLASTIKPPDNSIHPLLLSSVASSDQSESQIFTAQTFLEAVYGDPSADRGRNSRAQTPMSSSRAQTPLTVCFPPQSQLLRSSVLRPQAPFPSRFCGHNMAYGLRNGYSPTLNHMSRLIPNATIKASPRQMVPGLSLALSYTQPSFIGMNRAKQSQNLKEPAPAIIFPRRNLPQRPNVPPRSPDVSHLTLELNPNSEYIVLVSMYEVYNDRIFDLLSPAIVPGQGSTVSRGGTNQKDRRRPLLFKSTEGSPDRKVVAGLRKIACSTYEEALAILEVGLTERKVTGTGANSVSSRSHGFFCLEVKRRMRNKRTGEETWMGNTLTVADLAGSERARTAKTAGSTLAEAGKINESLMYLGQCLQMQSEIQEGKTALVPFRQCKLTELLFSNSFPSSTQAPGPNRHPQKAIMVVTADPLGDYNATSQILRYSALAREVTVPRAPSATESVFSATVELRKSSASDRSTPNMATSEELEKALAEISRLTKENEALSVRLAEEEIMRAELDMRLKSSEETCLMIEQEVREECWAEMDERMEEERKKWQVALEEQAGHNDEHLDKKIELLSRGFQVHTDPEPSRDEKVEELEFEIDQLRSKVTSLERELMCRSPTKKSKSKNTLEPSRNSNILGRESDIDMALQRMDQLKLADSMFSPAPPAGSPGKRLRKMATRKWDFAPEEEI; this comes from the exons ATGAATCCAGCGAAACCCTCCCAATCGTCACTATTTCAGGTGTACCTCCGCCTTCGTCCGCCCATCTCTCAGCAAGATGACCAGGCCGAACGATGCTTAACAGTCGAGTATCCAGAATCTCAAGATGTTGTTGAACATGACCAAGGAACTCCAGCTCCAGCGGCAACTCATATTATCCTGCAACCGCCAAGCGATGCTAGAAAGCGGGCAGTTGAGAAATTCGGCTTCACCAAGGTTTTTGAAGAGTCGGCTTCTCAGTTGACTGTGTTCGAAGACACAGGACTCGATTCAATTATACGGGGAGTGTTGCTTGAGGGAAGAGATGGCTTGGTCGCTACATTAGGTGTGACAGGAAGTGGAAAG AGCCACACCATCTTGGGTTCGAAAACCCAAAGAGGTCTCACCCAGATGAGTCTTGATGTGATTTTTAAATCGTTAGCCTCGACAATCAAACCACCAGACAATTCTATCCACCCTCTCCTCCTGTCCTCGGTCGCGTCGTCGGACCAGTCAGAATCGCAGATATTCACGGCGCAGACGTTTCTCGAAGCTGTATATGGAGACCCAAGTGCCGACCGTGGTAGGAACTCTAGAGCACAGACCCCAATGAGCTCTTCCAGAGCTCAAACCCCTCTGACGGTATGCTTCCCTCCCCAGAGCCAATTGCTCAGGTCCTCAGTTTTGCGCCCGCAAGCCCCCTTTCCAAGCCGTTTCTGTGGCCATAATATGGCGTATGGCCTACGCAATGGGTATTCCCCAACTTTGAACCACATGAGCCGCCTTATCCCAAATGCCACCATTAAGGCGAGCCCCAGACAAATGGTCCCTGGACTCTCACTTGCACTTTCATACACTCAACCTAGCTTTATTGGCATGAATCGCGCTAAACAATCTCAAAACTTAAAGGAACCGGCGCCTGCCATTATTTTCCCCCGTCGTAATCTGCCCCAACGGCCAAATGTTCCACCTCGTTCGCCCGATGTTAGCCATCTCACATTGGAACTGAACCCTAACTCTGAATATATCGTACTGGTGTCAATGTATGAAGTCTATAATGATCGCATCTTTGACCTTTTGTCGCCAGCGATAGTTCCAGGCCAAGGAAGTACCGTGTCGCGAGGGGGAACCAACCAGAAGGACAGACGGAGACCCCTCCTTTTCAAATCTACTGAAGGATCTCCCGACAGGAAGGTCGTCGCGGGCCTACGCAAAATAGCCTGCAGTACTTACGAAGAGGCACTGGCAATTTTAGAAGTCGGACTCACTGAGCGCAAAGTCACGGGTACTGGCGCGAACAGTGTCAGTTCACGGAGCCATGGATTCTTCTGTCTCGAGGTCAAGAGAAGGATGCGTAACAAGAGAAcgggagaagaaacatggaTGGGGAACACCCTTACAGTGGCAGATCTCGCTG GCTCCGAGCGTGCAAGAACCGCCAAAACGGCTGGATCTACCCTGGCCGAGGCAGGCAAAATCAACGAGAGTCTGATGTATCTCGGTCAATGCTTACAAATGCAGAGTGAGATACAAGAGGGGAAG ACTGCTCTGGTCCCATTCAGACAATGCAAGCTCACCGAGCTACTATTCTCAAACTCATTCCCATCATCTACCCAGGCGCCTGGTCCCAACCGCCACCCGCAAAAGGCAATTATGGTCGTAACCGCTGATCCTCTTGGAGACTACAACGCAACTTCGCAGATCCTGCGCTATTCGGCCCTTGCGCGGGAAGTCACCGTGCCTCGGGCTCCATCTGCGACTGAGTCTGTCTTCTCTGCTACAGTTGAACTTCGCAAGTCTTCTGCTAGCGACCGCTCTACACCGAATATGGCAACCAGTGAAGAGCTCGAGAAAGCATTAGCCGAAATCAGCAGACTGACGAAGGAGAATGAGGCACTTTCCGTGAGATtagctgaagaagagatcaTGAGAGCAGAATTAGATATGAGACTGAAATCTAGTGAAGAAACATGTCTCATGATCGAGCAGGAAGTGCGCGAAGAGTGCTGGGCCGAAATGGATGAgaggatggaagaagagagaaagaagtgGCAAGTTGCTCTGGAGGAGCAG GCTGGTCATAATGATGAACACCTTGATAAGAAGATTGAACTATTGTCTCGTGGTTTCCAAG TCCATACAGATCCCGAGCCTTCTAGGGACGAGAAGGTGGAAGAACTGGAGTTCGAAATTGACCAGCTTCGCAGCAAGGTTACATCTTTAGAACGCGAACTGATGTGCCGGTCTCCTACCAAGAAGTCCAAGTCAAAAAATACACTCGAGCCGTCTCGCAATTCCAATATTCTTGGTCGCGAAAGTGACATTGACATGGCACTCCAACGGATGGATCAGTTGAAGCTTGCAGACAGCATGTTTTCTCCTGCTCCGCCTGCAGGCTCCCCCGGAAAAAGGCTTAGGAAGATGGCAACCAGAAAATGGGATTTCGCCCcggaggaagagatctgA